The following proteins are co-located in the Hypomesus transpacificus isolate Combined female chromosome 23, fHypTra1, whole genome shotgun sequence genome:
- the LOC124485544 gene encoding collagen alpha-3(VI) chain — protein sequence MAKRRLMPLCALVCFLFAGLLTKLDAQEDCAQGLPADIYFLVDSSWSMGQENFEYVRQFLYRVVKALQQGGGSRFKFALVQYSGSPKTEFQLNTYQSFREVLGHIEAMVYRGGGTRTGLGLDFLIRAHLNAASGSRASDGVAQVVVVLTDGRSQDDVAEPAQVLRLAGVEVFAVGVQDAVDWELSEMASEPQDVHVFSVDTFTALAGIIQDLVVGLCGAVTLAGGGAPVALTAPMSVEVRRLAGDVTAQESADLVLLIDGSENVGAANFPRVRDLAIRIIQGLDVGRDKIRVAVVQYGADPEIKIYLNSYENKAAVLDAVKALTFMGGDEANLGAALEEVAENLLSQVAGGRAEEGVPQALVIISAGPSTDDTGAGDRLLKQSNVITFGVVVGAEATAELETVTTDKSFLLSAPDFSAVAVMGDQLLPYINGVAQRTIVVQNEFTEAFEVGNRDIIFLIDSTMGATIVNAIREFIKKFVQTMPIGPGGVQVGVAQFSNTPRSEIDLNAFGTKEDLIAALGRIKPKPGQVVNIGAALNFVRTNMLREEKGSRIQQGIPQLVLLMTSKRSSDSVEQPSEELQRMGVLTLAAGSKTADEQELKRIAFAESLVFMFKDFRILIRQPKLLVSPLSTLTGVVVTEGPTEPVVEITTVQTQRMVRDIIFLVDGSSYTESNFRYVQEFIAEVVNRLDVRPDRVQIGLMQFAENPKIEFYLNTFSSKQDVLNSVSQLRGVGGSILNTGAAMDYALANMFQASAGSRKRQGVQQVLVLVTGGPSQDQVKRIADKVALAGVLTFTVSSGQADSVLMKSVAFVPNLAYHESSWTGLANVVEEIMTPLITVVGDTDVTEGGVIEEVTGGERDVAFLIDGSDNVRADFSYIRDFILKVIEPLDIGLDRVRISVVQQSERPTANFYLNTYQNKDEVMRAVNSLTPAGGRSLNTGVALKFMKDTILSEKHGSRAAQNVPQFMIVLSGSKSKDSVKESAVALKTDGVVPFGVGVKDADRKQIEAISHNPSFAFNVKDFSELSTIPQKLNSYVSLPKEQLQEVLLKGKTKPISFCVLI from the exons ATGGCGAAGCGTCGGCTGATGCCGCTATGCGCTCTCGTCTGCTTCCTGTTCGCAGGACTGCTGACCAAACTTGATGCTCAGGAAG ATTGTGCACAAGGCCTGCCGGCTGATATATACTTTCTAGTGGACTCATCATGGAGCATGGGACAGGAGAACTTTGAGTACGTAAGACAGTTTCTGTACAGAGTGGTAAAAGCTCTGCAACAGGGGGGCGGGAGCAGGTTTAAGTTTGCCCTGGTACAGTACAGCGGTTCGCCCAAAACCGAGTTCCAACTCAACACTTACCAGTCGTTCCGGGAGGTCCTTGGGCACATCGAGGCCATGGTCTACCGGGGCGGGGGAACCAGGACGGGGCTAGGCCTGGACTTCCTCATCCGGGCCCATCTGAACGCCGCCTCGGGCAGCCGCGCCAGCGACGGCGTGGCCCAGGTGGTGGTGGTCCTGACGGATGGACGCTCCCAGGACGACGTGGCCGAACCAGCCCAGGTGCTGCGTCTGGCGGGCGTGGAGGTTTTTGCCGTGGGCGTTCAGGACGCGGTGGACTGGGAGCTCAGCGAGATGGCTAGCGAGCCACAAGACGTTCACGTTTTCAGCGTAGACACTTTCACAGCCTTGGCGGGCATTATCCAGGACTTAGTGGTGGGGTTGTGTGGCGCCGTGACCCTggctgggggcggggctccTGTAGCGCTGACAGCCCCCATGTCGGTTGAAGTCAGACGTTTGGCTGGAGATGTGACAG CACAAGAATCAGCCGACCTAGTTCTCTTAATTGACGGATCTGAAAACGTTGGAGCGGCTAACTTCCCCCGTGTGCGTGATTTGGCTATAAGAATCATACAGGGCCTTGATGTGGGCAGGGACAAAATACGGGTGGCCGTGGTTCAGTACGGCgccgaccctgagattaagatcTATCTAAATAGTTATGAAAACAAAGCCGCTGTCCTGGATGCCGTAAAGGCCCTTACCTTCATGGGAGGTGACGAGGCTAATCTCGGTGCGGCCTTGGAGGAAGTGGCAGAAAACCTGTTGAGCCAGGTGGCCGGGggcagggcggaggagggggtgcCCCAGGCCCTGGTGATTATCAGTGCCGGTCCATCCACGGACGATACTGGCGCGGGCGACAGGTTGCTTAAGCAGTCCAACGTTATCACATTTGGTGTGGTGGTGGGTGCGGAGGCCACTGCTGAGTTGGAGACGGTTACCACAGATAAGAGCTTTCTTCTGTCGGCCCCAGATTTCAGTGCAGTGGCTGTCATGGGTGACCAACTGCTACCTTACATTAACGGGGTGGCCCAACGCACAATTGTCGTTCAGAATGAGTTCACGGAAG CCTTTGAAGTTGGAAATAGGGACATCATTTTCCTCATTGACAGTACCATGGGTGCCACAATTGTCAACGCCATACGCGAGTTCATCAAAAAGTTTGTCCAGACAATGCCAATCGGACCGGGCGGGGTGCAAGTGGGTGTGGCCCAGTTCAGCAACACCCCCCGATCGGAAATCGACCTGAACGCCTTTGGAACCAAGGAGGACCTGATAGCCGCTCTTGGCCGAATCAAACCAAAACCCGGCCAGGTGGTGAACATCGGAGCAGCCTTGAACTTTGTGAGAACCAACATGCTGCGGGAAGAGAAGGGAAGTCGTATTCAGCAGGGGATTCCTCAGCTGGTGCTGCTGATGACAAGTAAGAGATCCAGCGACAGCGTGGAGCAGCCTTCCGAGGAACTGCAGCGTATGGGAGTCCTGACCCTGGCCGCGGGCTCCAAGACCGCTGATGAGCAGGAGCTAAAGCGCATTGCCTTTGCCGAGAGCCTGGTGTTCATGTTCAAGGACTTCCGCATACTGATTCGCCAGCCCAAGCTTCTCGTCTCACCGCTCTCCACTCTGACCGGGGTGGTTGTGACTGAGGGACCCACAGAACCAG TGGTCGAGATTACGACAGTGCAGACTCAGCGGATGGTGCGAGACATCATCTTCCTCGTTGATGGCTCAAGTTACACTGAAAGCAACTTCCGTTACGTGCAAGAATTCATCGCCGAAGTCGTCAACCGGTTGGATGTTCGGCCAGACCGAGTTCAGATCGGCCTCATGCAATTCGCAGAAAACCCTAAGATTGAGTTTTACCTCAACACTTTCTCCAGCAAACAAGACGTGCTGAACAGCGTCTCCCAACTCAGAGGGGTGGGAGGCTCCATTCTGAACACAGGAGCTGCTATGGATTACGCCCTCGCCAACATGTTCCAGGCCTCCGCAGGGTCCCGGAAGAGACAGGGTGTTCAACAGGTGTTGGTTCTGGTCACCGGTGGCCCATCCCAGGACCAGGTTAAGAGGATAGCTGACAAAGTGGCCCTGGCAGGCGTACTGACCTTCACAGTCAGCTCCGGCCAGGCAGACAGCGTTTTAATGAAGTCGGTTGCTTTTGTTCCAAACTTGGCTTACCATGAAAGTAGCTGGACTGGACTGGCAAATGTTGTGGAGGAAATCATGACCCCTCTGATCACCGTGGTGGGTGATACTGATGTGACTGAGGGAGGAGTCATAGAGGAAG TCACAggcggagagagggatgtggcTTTCCTGATTGATGGCTCTGATAATGTACGAGCAGATTTCTCTTACATCCGGGACTTCATCCTCAAAGTCATTGAGCCTCTTGACATTGGATTGGACAGAGTACGAATTTCAGTTGTCCAACAAAGTGAGAGGCCAACGGCTAACTTCTACCTAAACACTTATCAGAATAAAGATGAAGTAATGAGAGCTGTAAATTCACTTACTCCGGCTGGTGGTCGAAGTCTCAACACGGGGGTTGCCTTGAAATTCATGAAGGATACCATATTGTCCGAAAAACATGGCAGCCGTGCAGCTCAGAATGTACCCCAGTTCATGATTGTTTTGAGTGGCAGCAAATCAAAGGACAGTGTCAAGGAGTCAGCCGTCGCCTTAAAGACCGATGGAGTGGTACCGTTTGGTGTGGGTGTCAAGGATGCGGACCGTAAGCAGATTGAGGCCATTTCTCACAACCCCTCCTTTGCCTTCAACGTGAAGGATTTCAGTGAGCTGAGCACCATCCCCCAAAAGCTCAACAGCTATGTGAGCCTCCCCAAGGAGCAGCTCCAAGAAGTCCTCCTTAAAGGTAAGACAAAACCTATCTCTTTTTGCGTGTTGATTTGA